Proteins from a single region of Sinorhizobium alkalisoli:
- the ubiE gene encoding bifunctional demethylmenaquinone methyltransferase/2-methoxy-6-polyprenyl-1,4-benzoquinol methylase UbiE: MTDERVSANGGMETSFGFREVGADEKQPLVNDVFHKVAKRYDIMNDVMSAGLHRVWKDAMIAALNPPRREGYRVLDVAGGTGDIAFRIVEASGRKAHATVLDINGSMLAVGAERARKKGLDASLEFVEANAEDLPFAANSFDAYTIAFGIRNVPRIEVALREAYRVLKRGGRLLVLEFSEVEMPLLDSFYDAWSFHAIPRFGKLITGDHAPYQYLVESIRKFPNQRDFAAMIHEAGFARVSFTNYTGGIAALHSGWKI; the protein is encoded by the coding sequence ATGACGGATGAGCGCGTATCGGCGAATGGCGGAATGGAGACCTCCTTCGGTTTTCGCGAAGTCGGCGCGGACGAAAAGCAGCCGCTCGTCAACGATGTCTTCCACAAGGTCGCGAAACGCTACGACATCATGAACGACGTGATGTCGGCGGGCCTGCATCGGGTCTGGAAGGATGCGATGATCGCTGCCCTCAACCCGCCACGCCGAGAAGGCTACCGGGTGCTCGACGTCGCCGGCGGCACCGGAGACATCGCTTTCCGCATCGTCGAGGCTTCCGGCCGAAAGGCGCATGCGACCGTACTCGACATCAATGGCTCGATGCTTGCGGTCGGCGCCGAGCGCGCGCGAAAGAAGGGGCTCGACGCCAGTCTCGAATTCGTCGAAGCCAATGCCGAGGACCTGCCCTTCGCCGCCAATTCCTTCGATGCCTACACGATCGCCTTCGGCATCCGCAACGTCCCGCGCATCGAGGTGGCGCTAAGAGAGGCCTATCGGGTACTGAAGCGCGGCGGGCGGCTGCTGGTGCTGGAATTCTCCGAGGTGGAGATGCCTTTGCTCGACAGCTTCTACGATGCCTGGTCGTTCCATGCGATCCCCAGATTCGGCAAGCTCATCACCGGCGACCACGCGCCCTATCAGTATCTGGTCGAGTCGATCCGCAAATTCCCGAACCAGCGCGATTTCGCGGCGATGATCCACGAGGCGGGCTTCGCCCGCGTCTCCTTCACCAATTACACCGGCGGCATTGCAGCGCTGCATTCG